The Pseudorhodobacter turbinis genome contains a region encoding:
- a CDS encoding PLP-dependent aminotransferase family protein, with amino-acid sequence MTNTTWLPDLTQFPGPKYLALVRALRDAIRAGTLPPDSQLPTVRELAWQLQITPGTVSRAYQLATQEGLLAATVGRGTFVASATPRFGPTQSFYVERDPAHLAGRIDMRAPKIPDVGQAAAFNAAFAGGAPDMTRDWLDYPSYYTEEILREALVHWLEGRVLGDVTADDIALSYGGQNAVNLIFQCCLRGDRPMVLIEDLAYAGFRHAARLSRADVQSLEGDAEGLRPDVLEAACRRHSPQILCLTTEAQNPTTVRMTESRRREIADIARAYEMQILEDDCYSIAKSDIPSLRALAPERTWHVGSFSKSVSAALRLGYIVCPSGMGRAGRLTAQHSFIGLARPISDLCLSLLTSGVAADLRAKVQDGFSDRLEAVVNVLGGYDLAWQPGLPFVWLRLPSGWRASTFARMAEAEGVLLRSADEFALVHGRAPNAVRMAIPGNHSCLQIELACRRLARLLDSPPAELSV; translated from the coding sequence GTGACCAATACAACATGGCTGCCCGATTTGACACAATTCCCCGGCCCCAAGTATCTGGCGCTGGTCCGTGCCCTGCGGGATGCGATCCGTGCGGGCACTTTGCCGCCCGACAGCCAGCTGCCCACTGTGCGCGAATTGGCATGGCAATTGCAGATCACGCCCGGCACGGTGTCGCGGGCCTATCAGCTTGCCACGCAAGAGGGGCTTTTGGCGGCCACTGTGGGGCGGGGCACTTTTGTCGCCTCGGCCACGCCACGCTTTGGCCCGACGCAAAGCTTTTATGTTGAGCGCGATCCGGCACATCTGGCGGGACGTATCGATATGCGAGCGCCCAAGATACCCGATGTGGGGCAGGCGGCAGCCTTTAACGCGGCCTTCGCGGGCGGCGCGCCGGATATGACGCGCGACTGGCTTGATTACCCCAGCTATTACACCGAAGAAATCCTGCGTGAGGCGCTTGTCCATTGGCTGGAGGGGCGGGTTTTGGGGGATGTCACAGCAGATGACATAGCCCTTAGCTATGGCGGGCAAAATGCGGTGAACCTGATTTTTCAATGCTGTTTGCGGGGGGATCGCCCGATGGTCCTGATCGAGGATCTGGCCTATGCAGGGTTTCGCCATGCCGCACGCCTTTCCCGCGCCGATGTGCAATCGCTGGAGGGCGACGCCGAAGGCCTGCGCCCCGATGTGCTGGAGGCGGCCTGTCGCCGCCACAGCCCGCAGATCCTTTGCCTTACGACCGAGGCGCAAAACCCGACCACTGTGCGTATGACAGAAAGCCGACGGCGCGAGATTGCCGATATCGCCCGTGCCTATGAAATGCAAATTCTGGAGGATGATTGTTACTCTATCGCCAAAAGCGACATCCCTTCCTTGCGCGCGCTTGCGCCGGAACGGACCTGGCATGTGGGCAGCTTTTCCAAAAGCGTTTCGGCAGCCCTCCGGCTTGGGTATATCGTCTGTCCAAGCGGGATGGGGCGGGCGGGGCGGTTGACCGCGCAGCACAGTTTTATCGGCCTTGCGCGCCCGATATCGGATTTATGCCTGAGCCTTTTGACCAGCGGCGTTGCCGCGGACCTGCGCGCCAAGGTGCAAGACGGCTTTTCCGACCGGCTGGAGGCAGTTGTCAATGTGTTGGGCGGTTATGATCTGGCATGGCAACCGGGGCTGCCGTTCGTGTGGTTGCGCCTTCCGTCGGGCTGGCGCGCCTCAACCTTTGCGCGCATGGCCGAGGCCGAGGGCGTTTTGCTGCGCTCGGCTGATGAGTTCGCGCTGGTCCACGGGCGCGCGCCCAATGCGGTTCGCATGGCCATCCCCGGCAATCACAGCTGCCTCCAGATAGAGCTGGCCTGCCGACGTCTTGCCCGCCTATTGGACAGCCCCCCGGCCGAGCTTTCGGTCTGA
- a CDS encoding DUF1127 domain-containing protein, with protein MAYQNQTIRTGQPQQSATAVVFGWADTVLKLAQRQRTRRALKRLDGHILKDIGMSAAVAQTEGNKAFWQD; from the coding sequence ATGGCTTACCAAAATCAGACGATCCGCACAGGCCAACCGCAGCAAAGCGCGACAGCAGTGGTTTTTGGATGGGCCGACACCGTATTGAAGCTGGCCCAACGCCAACGGACCCGTCGCGCCCTCAAACGTCTTGATGGCCATATCCTCAAGGACATCGGAATGTCCGCCGCTGTGGCACAGACTGAGGGCAACAAGGCGTTTTGGCAAGATTAA
- a CDS encoding TRAP transporter substrate-binding protein: MDRRSFIRSAGVLGAGAAATTLAAPAVAQGNITWRMVTTWPKNFPGLGVGAQRLADRITAASGGRLTVQVFSAGELVPPLQSLDAVIDGTAEMSHGAAYYWQNKSPALSFFTGVPYGMTTPELTAWVRYLGGQEIWDEVYDQFGVQGFLSGNTGTQTGGWFRNEINSLEDVKGVRFRTPGLGGRVWEKLGATVTNMAAGEIFQALQSGTLDAAEFVGPYNDLALGFHQVAKNYYMPSFVESGLATELVVDKKKYQELPADLQAIIRDVSQAEYDQVSADFIANDPRALRTLVNDHGVIVRNFPDDVMEAGAKASVEVVEELRNSDDPLVKKTAESFIEALNLVRTRTENIDTPYVRARQQFLKYD; this comes from the coding sequence ATGGATCGTCGTTCTTTTATTCGTAGCGCCGGGGTTCTGGGAGCGGGCGCTGCGGCAACTACGCTGGCAGCACCAGCGGTTGCGCAAGGCAACATCACATGGCGCATGGTTACGACCTGGCCCAAGAATTTTCCCGGTCTGGGCGTGGGCGCACAGCGTCTTGCCGACCGGATCACAGCAGCCTCTGGCGGCCGTCTGACGGTTCAGGTGTTCTCGGCAGGGGAGCTGGTCCCGCCATTGCAATCGTTAGATGCCGTGATCGATGGCACCGCCGAGATGAGCCATGGCGCCGCCTATTACTGGCAAAACAAATCCCCTGCCCTGTCGTTCTTTACCGGCGTGCCCTACGGCATGACCACGCCAGAGCTGACGGCTTGGGTCCGCTACCTCGGCGGTCAGGAAATCTGGGATGAGGTCTATGACCAGTTCGGCGTGCAGGGCTTCTTGTCCGGCAACACCGGCACCCAGACCGGCGGCTGGTTTCGCAATGAAATCAACAGCCTCGAAGATGTCAAAGGCGTGCGCTTCCGGACACCGGGCCTTGGCGGGCGCGTCTGGGAAAAGCTTGGCGCCACAGTCACCAATATGGCCGCGGGCGAGATCTTTCAGGCGCTGCAATCAGGCACGCTTGATGCGGCCGAATTTGTTGGCCCCTATAACGATCTGGCGCTGGGTTTCCATCAGGTCGCCAAAAACTACTACATGCCATCCTTTGTCGAATCCGGTCTTGCGACCGAGCTGGTCGTCGACAAGAAGAAATACCAAGAGCTGCCCGCAGACCTTCAGGCGATCATCCGCGATGTATCGCAAGCGGAATACGATCAGGTTTCGGCCGACTTTATCGCCAATGATCCACGCGCATTGCGCACATTGGTCAATGATCACGGCGTGATCGTGCGCAACTTCCCAGATGACGTCATGGAAGCAGGTGCAAAAGCATCGGTAGAAGTGGTTGAGGAACTGCGCAACAGCGATGACCCGCTGGTGAAAAAGACCGCCGAGAGCTTCATCGAGGCGCTGAACCTTGTGCGTACACGGACCGAGAACATCGACACGCCCTATGTCCGTGCGCGTCAACAGTTCCTGAAATACGACTGA
- a CDS encoding nucleobase:cation symporter-2 family protein, translated as MTDRVKPVDEILPAPQLFTLGLQHVLVMYAGAIAVPLIIGRVLQLAPQDVAFLISADLFVCGIVTIIQSLGMTRYFGIQMPVMMGVTFASVGPMIAIGAANPGYAGAQLIFGSIIGAGVMALLIAPVISKMLRFFPPVVTGTIILVIGVTLMRVGINWIFGVPVGPTSVKTVNPEHAAWLKEVGELAGAAGSAVPAIPPGLGLTATVNNPAYASLQNMGVSAVVLLSILLIAKYGKGFVSNIAVLLGIVIGGVLAALLGMMHFDGVAEAKWFSLITPFHFGMPVFDPVMIITMTLVMIVVMIESTGMFLALGDMTGRTITQPRLAAGLRVDGLGTILGGIFNTFPYTSFSQNVGLVGVTGIKSRYICIAGGLILIVLGLIPKMAVMVEALPIAVLGGAGIVMFGMVAATGIRILAAGVDFANNRFNLFIVAVSLGFGMIPLIAPNFMIWLPHALHPLIESGILLASISAVLLNLFFNGAKGTAEEAREAASVADH; from the coding sequence ATGACTGATCGAGTGAAACCGGTAGATGAGATCCTACCAGCACCCCAATTGTTTACATTGGGGTTGCAGCATGTGCTGGTCATGTATGCGGGGGCAATTGCCGTTCCGTTGATCATCGGGCGGGTGCTTCAGCTTGCACCACAAGACGTGGCTTTTCTGATCTCTGCCGATTTGTTTGTCTGCGGGATTGTGACCATCATCCAGTCTTTGGGCATGACCCGTTATTTCGGGATCCAGATGCCGGTGATGATGGGCGTCACCTTTGCCTCGGTCGGTCCAATGATTGCGATTGGGGCGGCCAATCCCGGCTATGCGGGCGCGCAGCTGATCTTTGGCTCTATCATCGGGGCGGGGGTGATGGCTTTGCTGATCGCGCCGGTCATTTCCAAGATGCTGCGCTTTTTCCCGCCGGTGGTGACCGGTACGATCATTCTGGTGATCGGTGTCACCTTGATGCGCGTCGGGATCAACTGGATCTTTGGGGTGCCTGTTGGCCCGACATCGGTAAAGACTGTGAACCCCGAACACGCAGCATGGCTGAAAGAAGTGGGTGAATTGGCCGGCGCTGCCGGCTCCGCTGTGCCGGCGATCCCGCCGGGGCTTGGGTTGACCGCGACGGTCAACAACCCGGCCTATGCGAGCCTGCAAAACATGGGGGTTTCGGCTGTTGTTTTGTTGTCGATCCTTCTGATCGCAAAATACGGCAAGGGCTTTGTGTCCAATATTGCGGTGCTTTTGGGCATTGTCATTGGCGGTGTGTTGGCTGCCCTTTTGGGAATGATGCATTTTGATGGTGTCGCCGAGGCAAAATGGTTCTCGCTGATCACCCCGTTCCACTTCGGAATGCCGGTCTTTGATCCGGTGATGATCATTACGATGACGCTTGTGATGATCGTGGTTATGATCGAATCCACCGGCATGTTTCTTGCGCTTGGCGATATGACGGGCCGCACGATCACCCAACCGCGTTTGGCTGCGGGTCTGCGGGTTGATGGTCTGGGGACGATCCTTGGCGGGATTTTCAACACCTTCCCTTACACCAGCTTTTCGCAAAACGTCGGTCTGGTTGGCGTGACGGGCATCAAAAGCCGTTATATCTGCATCGCGGGGGGCCTGATCTTGATCGTTCTGGGCCTGATCCCGAAGATGGCGGTGATGGTAGAGGCGCTGCCCATTGCGGTTCTGGGCGGTGCGGGCATCGTGATGTTCGGTATGGTTGCGGCAACAGGTATCCGTATTCTTGCTGCCGGTGTCGATTTCGCGAACAACAGGTTCAACCTGTTCATCGTGGCGGTCTCGCTGGGCTTTGGCATGATCCCTCTGATTGCGCCGAACTTTATGATCTGGTTGCCACATGCGCTGCACCCGTTGATCGAAAGCGGTATCTTGTTGGCATCAATCTCGGCGGTGCTTCTGAACCTGTTTTTCAACGGCGCCAAAGGTACAGCGGAAGAGGCGCGTGAGGCGGCATCGGTCGCTGACCACTAA
- a CDS encoding ureidoglycolate lyase has product MTKTIQTEPLTAAAFAPFGEVLEATGTPDKIINQGMCDRFHDRAQLDFAEARAGISIFHAQPRSFPYTLDLVERHPDGSQAFLPMTEHPFLVIVATGPDATPRAFLTNGAQGINLHRGVWHGVLTPLHAPGLFAVVDRIGTTPNLEEHYFDVPWIVTGPVSAAVALES; this is encoded by the coding sequence ATGACAAAAACCATTCAGACAGAGCCCTTGACCGCCGCCGCTTTTGCCCCCTTCGGAGAGGTGTTGGAGGCCACGGGCACACCGGATAAGATTATCAATCAAGGGATGTGTGACCGTTTTCATGACCGCGCGCAGCTTGATTTTGCAGAGGCCCGCGCGGGCATTTCCATTTTTCACGCCCAACCGCGCAGCTTTCCATATACGCTGGATCTGGTGGAACGCCATCCTGATGGCTCCCAAGCTTTCCTGCCGATGACCGAGCATCCGTTTCTTGTGATCGTGGCCACCGGCCCCGATGCCACCCCGCGTGCGTTTTTGACCAATGGCGCGCAGGGCATCAACCTGCACCGCGGCGTCTGGCACGGGGTTCTGACCCCGCTTCACGCCCCCGGCCTTTTCGCCGTGGTTGACCGGATCGGGACAACGCCAAACCTTGAAGAGCATTATTTTGACGTGCCGTGGATCGTGACCGGCCCGGTATCTGCTGCTGTTGCGCTTGAGTCCTGA
- a CDS encoding bifunctional allantoicase/(S)-ureidoglycine aminohydrolase produces MTGYFAPKGGLPPQTQLMTGRAVFTDAYAFIPQGVFSDIVTSFLPGWEKTRLWIIARPMTGFSETFSQYVMEVAPGGGSDLPENDDAVQSVLFMTEGGADLTVEGKSYALTSGSYAYIPAGSKWALHNTGAGNACFHWIRKIYEPAPGVDRPDVLVLNDKDITPTPMPDTNGAWATTRFVDPNDLRHDMHVTVVTFQPGGVIPFEETHVMEHGLYVLEGKAVYKLNQDWVEVEEGDFMWLRAFCPQACYAAGPGPFRYLLYKDVNRHANLRGPLNPR; encoded by the coding sequence ATGACCGGATATTTTGCCCCCAAAGGTGGTTTGCCACCGCAAACCCAATTGATGACCGGCCGCGCGGTGTTTACCGATGCCTATGCCTTTATCCCGCAAGGGGTGTTTTCCGATATCGTCACCAGCTTTTTGCCGGGCTGGGAGAAAACGCGCCTCTGGATCATCGCGCGCCCGATGACCGGCTTTTCGGAAACCTTCAGCCAATATGTGATGGAGGTCGCACCGGGCGGCGGTTCTGACCTGCCAGAGAATGACGACGCTGTACAATCGGTCTTGTTCATGACCGAAGGGGGTGCGGATCTGACCGTTGAGGGTAAATCTTACGCGCTGACCTCGGGCAGCTATGCCTATATTCCGGCGGGCAGCAAATGGGCGTTGCACAACACCGGCGCTGGGAACGCGTGTTTCCACTGGATCCGCAAGATTTATGAGCCCGCACCGGGCGTTGACCGGCCTGATGTGCTGGTGCTGAACGACAAGGACATCACCCCCACCCCGATGCCCGACACCAACGGTGCTTGGGCCACGACCCGCTTTGTCGACCCCAATGATTTGCGCCATGATATGCATGTGACCGTGGTCACTTTTCAGCCCGGCGGCGTTATCCCCTTTGAGGAAACCCATGTGATGGAGCACGGGCTTTATGTGCTGGAGGGCAAGGCTGTCTATAAGCTCAACCAAGATTGGGTGGAGGTTGAGGAAGGTGATTTCATGTGGCTGCGCGCCTTTTGCCCGCAGGCCTGTTACGCCGCAGGGCCCGGCCCGTTCCGCTACCTGCTTTACAAAGACGTGAACCGCCACGCCAATTTGCGCGGGCCACTGAACCCGCGCTGA